One Hyalangium gracile genomic window carries:
- the accC gene encoding acetyl-CoA carboxylase biotin carboxylase subunit: MPKIRKILIANRGEIAIRVMRTCKELGIATVAVYSEADRSALHVRMADQAYFVGPPPSRESYLVQERILEAAKKSGADAIHPGYGFLSENASFVRACEKAGITFIGPPASAMDAMGEKTRARQNMIKAGVPVVPGTAEPIATEEEARVYAEKIGFPIMLKAAGGGGGKGMRRVEGLKDFSSAWRGAKGEALNAFGNDAVYIEKYLEKPHHVEIQVFADQHGNAVHLNERECSAQRRHQKVVEETPSPILTPELRAKMGAVAVQAAKAVNYVGAGTVEFLVDVHRNFYFLEMNTRLQVEHPVTEWVTGLDLVALQIKVAEGEKLPLQEAPTPHGHAIEVRIYAEDPARNFMPSPGKIQYLRVPGGPNVRDDSGVYAGYTVPNFYDPMISKLSVWAPTRTEAIARARRALSEYVVKGITTNTRYLKAIVEHPEFVGGDYDTSFLTREHNALLGQDDPKLQEVALLASAVFAHQRDQKRAKTLPGKAGAATGTGGMSPWRLALRTRRR, from the coding sequence ATGCCCAAGATTCGCAAGATCCTCATTGCCAATCGCGGAGAGATCGCCATCCGGGTGATGCGCACCTGCAAGGAGCTCGGCATCGCCACGGTGGCCGTCTACTCCGAGGCGGACCGCTCCGCGCTGCACGTGCGCATGGCCGACCAGGCCTACTTCGTCGGCCCGCCTCCCTCGCGCGAGAGCTACCTGGTGCAGGAGCGCATCCTCGAGGCGGCGAAGAAGTCTGGCGCGGACGCCATCCACCCCGGCTACGGCTTCCTCTCGGAGAACGCCTCCTTCGTGCGCGCGTGCGAGAAGGCGGGCATCACCTTCATCGGCCCGCCGGCCTCGGCCATGGACGCCATGGGCGAGAAGACGCGGGCGCGGCAGAACATGATCAAGGCCGGGGTGCCGGTGGTGCCCGGCACGGCCGAGCCCATCGCCACCGAGGAAGAGGCGCGGGTGTACGCGGAGAAGATCGGCTTCCCCATCATGCTCAAGGCCGCCGGCGGCGGTGGCGGCAAGGGCATGCGCCGGGTGGAGGGCCTGAAGGACTTCTCCTCCGCGTGGCGCGGGGCCAAGGGCGAGGCCCTCAACGCGTTCGGCAACGACGCCGTCTACATCGAGAAGTACCTCGAGAAGCCCCACCACGTGGAGATCCAGGTCTTCGCGGACCAGCACGGCAATGCGGTGCACCTGAACGAGCGCGAGTGCTCGGCGCAGCGCCGCCACCAGAAGGTGGTGGAGGAGACGCCCAGCCCCATCCTCACCCCGGAGCTGCGGGCGAAGATGGGCGCGGTGGCGGTGCAGGCCGCCAAGGCGGTGAACTACGTGGGCGCCGGGACGGTGGAGTTCCTGGTGGACGTGCACCGCAACTTCTACTTCCTGGAGATGAACACGCGCCTCCAGGTGGAGCACCCCGTCACGGAGTGGGTGACGGGGCTGGACCTGGTGGCGCTGCAGATCAAGGTCGCCGAGGGCGAGAAGCTGCCCCTCCAGGAGGCGCCGACGCCGCACGGGCACGCCATCGAGGTCCGCATCTACGCGGAGGACCCGGCGCGCAACTTCATGCCCAGCCCCGGGAAGATCCAGTACCTGCGCGTGCCGGGCGGGCCCAACGTCCGGGACGACTCGGGCGTGTACGCGGGCTACACGGTGCCCAACTTCTATGACCCGATGATCTCCAAGCTGTCCGTGTGGGCGCCGACGCGCACGGAGGCCATCGCGCGGGCCCGGCGGGCGCTGAGCGAGTACGTGGTCAAGGGCATCACCACCAACACGCGCTACCTGAAGGCCATCGTGGAGCACCCGGAGTTCGTGGGCGGCGACTACGACACCAGCTTCCTGACGCGCGAGCACAACGCGCTGCTGGGCCAGGACGATCCGAAGCTGCAAGAGGTGGCGCTGCTGGCCAGCGCGGTGTTCGCGCACCAGCGGGACCAGAAGCGCGCCAAGACGCTGCCCGGCAAGGCCGGCGCGGCGACGGGGACGGGCGGCATGTCCCCGTGGCGGCTGGCCCTGCGCACCCGTCGGCGGTAG
- a CDS encoding GAF domain-containing protein, whose protein sequence is MTVQPIVEAVAAALPLSRETFDAIARACPLAIMLLDAQGHVKFWNPAAERIFGWSSEEVLGQFLPAIPVDRREEFVANLQRIFARGDIRGVDTRRQTRNRGLIDVQLWAHLVELPDGRTFCLSLVSDVSQWRQLARQHALQLEIARLLADATTLDAALPECLRTICAGMSCQVGQLWSLSPDSASLRLQAFHSTSPGGADAFTRRSAELSFHLGEGLPGSVWRSRRPVFVPELSIEVMFRRRQAAEQAGLCSGGAFPIEIGGQFIGVMEFFRTSTFTEEEEPREVFEALGRQMGQFAERVRQSAEREQALREAKAAAEEARRQADRLHLLAETSRILSSSLDFARTLDQLVRLLVPTLADMSSVSLVSPEGRLERVAEAARDEQTARTMAEFRAARFPQDADHPLAQTFRTGQGYLFEDYPSTVARRLPPGHPYVDFIQQVGMRSALTVPLLRGERVIGVLALAARDDFGRSYTQEDLTLVTAIAERAAVAIENAQLHQMALEADRRKDEFLAMLSHELRNPLAPIRTALELMRLRAGDVVFRRERQVIERQMDQLQRLVNDLLDVARITRGKIQLDREPLELSTVVTRSIEMVSPLLEEKRHTLRVEVPRVGLRLSGDRHRLAQVFSNLLSNAARYTDSGGNIELVAEREPDGIVVRIRDNGRGIERSLLARVFELFVQGPQTAERQQGGLGIGLALVKNLVELHGGRVEAASAGMGKGSEFTVRLPLQEAAQPPAQPEERPPLEASKYRARLLVVDDNREAAEALTEALGLLGYEARATFDPAEALREAKSFLPEVAICDLGLPVMDGYELGRQLRAQRSGQPLGLIALTGYGQEHDHARSREARFDAHLVKPVDLSTLLATLTRVLEDSRRSPR, encoded by the coding sequence TTGACCGTTCAACCCATCGTCGAGGCCGTCGCGGCCGCGCTACCCCTGTCCCGGGAGACCTTCGACGCCATCGCCCGGGCCTGTCCGCTGGCCATCATGCTGCTGGACGCCCAGGGCCACGTGAAGTTCTGGAACCCCGCCGCGGAGCGCATCTTCGGCTGGAGCTCGGAAGAGGTGCTCGGCCAGTTCCTTCCGGCCATCCCCGTCGACCGCCGCGAGGAGTTCGTCGCCAACCTCCAGAGAATCTTCGCGCGCGGCGACATTCGCGGGGTGGACACGCGCCGGCAGACCCGGAACCGGGGCCTCATCGACGTCCAGCTCTGGGCCCACCTCGTCGAGCTGCCAGATGGGCGGACGTTCTGCCTCTCCCTCGTCTCGGATGTGTCGCAGTGGCGACAGCTCGCGCGACAGCACGCGCTGCAGCTCGAGATCGCCCGGCTGCTGGCCGATGCCACGACGCTGGACGCGGCCCTCCCGGAGTGCCTGCGCACCATCTGCGCGGGGATGAGCTGCCAGGTGGGGCAGCTGTGGAGCCTCTCTCCCGACAGCGCCTCCCTGCGGCTCCAGGCCTTCCACAGCACCTCGCCGGGCGGCGCGGATGCCTTCACCCGTCGCAGCGCCGAGCTCTCGTTCCACCTCGGCGAGGGGCTGCCCGGGAGCGTGTGGCGGAGCCGACGGCCCGTGTTCGTGCCGGAGCTGAGCATCGAGGTCATGTTCCGCCGGCGGCAGGCGGCGGAGCAGGCCGGCCTGTGCTCGGGGGGCGCCTTCCCCATCGAGATTGGCGGGCAGTTCATCGGCGTCATGGAGTTCTTCCGCACCTCCACCTTCACCGAGGAGGAGGAGCCCCGGGAAGTCTTCGAGGCGCTCGGGCGCCAGATGGGACAGTTCGCCGAGCGCGTCCGCCAGAGCGCCGAGCGCGAGCAGGCCCTGCGCGAGGCGAAGGCCGCCGCGGAAGAGGCCCGACGCCAGGCCGATCGCCTCCACCTGCTCGCGGAGACCTCCCGCATCCTGTCCTCGTCGCTGGACTTCGCCCGGACGCTCGACCAGCTGGTCAGGCTCCTCGTGCCCACGCTCGCGGACATGTCCTCGGTCTCGCTCGTCTCTCCCGAGGGCAGGCTCGAGCGGGTGGCGGAAGCCGCCCGGGACGAGCAGACCGCGAGGACGATGGCGGAGTTCCGCGCGGCGCGCTTCCCCCAGGACGCGGACCACCCGCTGGCCCAGACGTTCCGGACGGGCCAGGGGTACCTCTTCGAGGACTACCCAAGCACCGTCGCGCGGCGCCTGCCGCCGGGCCATCCGTACGTGGACTTCATCCAGCAGGTCGGCATGCGCAGCGCGCTCACCGTCCCGCTGCTGCGCGGTGAGCGGGTGATCGGCGTCCTGGCGCTCGCGGCCCGGGACGACTTCGGCCGGTCCTACACCCAGGAGGACCTGACGCTGGTGACGGCCATCGCCGAGCGGGCCGCGGTCGCCATCGAGAACGCGCAGCTGCACCAGATGGCGCTCGAGGCCGACCGCCGCAAGGACGAGTTCCTGGCGATGCTCAGCCACGAGCTGCGCAACCCCCTCGCCCCCATCCGCACGGCCCTGGAGCTCATGCGGCTGCGCGCCGGCGACGTCGTCTTCCGGCGCGAGCGCCAGGTCATCGAGCGGCAGATGGACCAGCTCCAGCGGCTGGTGAATGACCTGCTCGACGTGGCGCGCATCACCCGAGGGAAGATCCAGCTCGACCGCGAGCCGCTGGAGCTGTCGACCGTCGTCACACGCTCCATCGAGATGGTCAGCCCCCTGCTCGAGGAGAAGCGGCACACGCTGCGCGTGGAGGTGCCTCGGGTGGGGCTGCGACTGAGCGGCGATCGCCACCGGCTGGCGCAGGTCTTCTCCAACCTCCTCTCGAACGCCGCGCGCTACACGGACAGCGGTGGAAACATCGAGCTGGTGGCGGAGCGCGAGCCCGACGGCATCGTCGTGCGCATCCGGGACAACGGGCGCGGCATCGAGCGCTCGCTGCTCGCCCGGGTGTTCGAGCTGTTCGTCCAGGGCCCGCAGACCGCCGAGCGCCAGCAGGGAGGGCTCGGCATCGGACTGGCGCTGGTGAAGAACCTGGTGGAGCTGCACGGGGGCCGGGTCGAAGCGGCCAGCGCGGGCATGGGCAAGGGCAGCGAGTTCACGGTCCGGCTCCCGCTCCAGGAGGCCGCGCAGCCCCCCGCGCAGCCCGAGGAGCGCCCGCCGCTCGAGGCCAGCAAGTACCGCGCCCGGCTCCTGGTCGTCGACGACAACCGGGAGGCCGCCGAGGCGCTCACCGAGGCGCTGGGCCTGCTGGGCTATGAGGCTCGCGCCACCTTCGATCCCGCGGAGGCGCTGCGCGAGGCGAAGTCGTTCCTCCCGGAGGTCGCCATCTGCGATCTCGGCCTGCCGGTGATGGACGGCTACGAGCTGGGGCGCCAGCTCCGGGCGCAGCGCTCGGGCCAGCCGCTCGGCCTCATCGCACTGACGGGCTATGGACAGGAGCACGACCACGCCCGCTCACGCGAGGCGAGGTTCGACGCCCACCTGGTCAAGCCGGTGGACCTGAGCACCCTGCTCGCCACGTTGACCCGCGTGCTGGAGGACTCCCGCCGCTCGCCGCGCTGA
- a CDS encoding DUF2118 domain-containing protein yields the protein MRYFAKLQGQKEAVPVDIEHLGGTQYRLTLQDKTYTVDALTLDHGAVSMLVDGTSYPVEFEENGDEVGVLVRGQVTRVDVADERRLRLRAGSAGFSAEGKQVISAPMPGKVVKVLVKLGDEVKEGQGLVVVEAMKMENELKSPKAGKVVELLAKEGSTVENNARLVVVE from the coding sequence ATGCGTTACTTCGCGAAGCTGCAGGGCCAGAAGGAAGCGGTGCCGGTGGACATCGAGCACCTGGGTGGCACCCAGTACCGGCTCACGCTCCAGGACAAGACGTACACGGTGGACGCGCTGACGCTGGACCATGGGGCGGTGTCCATGCTGGTGGACGGCACCTCCTACCCCGTCGAGTTCGAGGAGAACGGCGACGAGGTGGGCGTGCTGGTGCGCGGCCAGGTCACCCGGGTGGACGTGGCGGACGAGCGCCGGCTGCGGCTGCGCGCGGGCTCGGCGGGCTTCAGCGCGGAGGGCAAGCAGGTCATCAGCGCGCCCATGCCGGGCAAGGTGGTGAAGGTGCTCGTCAAGCTCGGGGACGAGGTGAAGGAGGGCCAGGGCCTGGTGGTGGTGGAGGCCATGAAGATGGAGAACGAGCTGAAGAGCCCCAAGGCCGGCAAGGTGGTGGAGCTGCTCGCCAAGGAGGGCTCCACCGTGGAGAACAACGCCAGGCTCGTGGTGGTGGAGTGA
- a CDS encoding acyl-CoA mutase large subunit family protein, with amino-acid sequence MADIKDEKARWQKQIYEKAKAKGGERHPSFTTSSGLEMKPVYTPDDVKGEYTGQLGFPGEYPFTRGVQPTMYRGRFWTMRQYAGFGTAEDANQRYHYLLQSGQTGLSVAFDLPTQMGRDADHSRARGEVGKVGVSISSIRDMEVLLKGLPLADVSTSMTINATAPILLCLYAAVGEKNGVALEQLSGTVQNDILKEYMARGTYIYPPEPSLRLITNLFAFCARRIPKWNPISISGYHIREAGSTAAQEIGFTLADGIAYVEAALEAGLQVDEFAGRLSFFFNVHNNFLEEVAKFRAARRLWARIMKERFKAKDPRSMMLRFHAQTAGSTLTAQQVDNNVVRVALQALAAVMGGAQSLHTNSRDEALALPSEEAARLALRTQQVIAYESGVADIIDPMGGSYAVEAMTDELEAKAQDYIRRIDDMGGMVQAIAKGYPQSEIQEAAYQAQRELEEKRSVVVGVNQFQVKEPPPQGLLRVDENVERVQAERLKKLRAERDNAAATRTVDALRKAAATADENLIPLILDAVKASATLGEISDAMRDVFGEHKEHVVL; translated from the coding sequence ATGGCCGACATCAAGGACGAGAAGGCCCGCTGGCAGAAGCAGATCTACGAGAAGGCCAAGGCCAAGGGCGGCGAGCGCCACCCCTCCTTCACCACCTCCAGCGGCCTGGAGATGAAGCCCGTCTACACCCCGGACGACGTGAAGGGCGAGTACACCGGTCAGCTCGGCTTCCCGGGCGAGTACCCCTTCACCCGCGGCGTGCAGCCCACCATGTACCGCGGCCGCTTCTGGACGATGCGCCAGTACGCCGGCTTCGGCACCGCCGAGGACGCCAACCAGCGCTACCACTACCTGCTGCAGTCCGGGCAGACGGGCCTGTCCGTGGCGTTCGACTTGCCCACGCAGATGGGCCGGGACGCGGACCACTCGCGCGCCCGGGGCGAGGTGGGCAAGGTGGGCGTCTCCATCTCCTCCATCCGCGACATGGAGGTGCTGCTCAAGGGCCTGCCGCTGGCGGACGTGTCCACGTCCATGACCATCAACGCCACCGCCCCCATCCTCCTGTGCCTCTACGCGGCGGTGGGCGAGAAGAACGGCGTGGCGCTGGAGCAGCTCTCCGGCACGGTGCAGAACGACATCCTCAAGGAGTACATGGCTCGCGGCACCTACATCTACCCGCCCGAGCCCTCGCTGCGCCTCATCACCAACCTGTTCGCCTTCTGCGCCAGGCGCATCCCCAAGTGGAACCCCATCTCCATCAGCGGCTACCACATCCGCGAGGCCGGCTCGACGGCGGCCCAGGAGATCGGCTTCACGCTGGCCGACGGCATCGCCTACGTGGAGGCGGCGCTCGAGGCCGGCCTGCAGGTGGATGAGTTCGCCGGCCGCCTGTCCTTCTTCTTCAACGTCCACAACAACTTCCTGGAGGAAGTGGCGAAGTTCCGCGCGGCGCGGCGGCTGTGGGCGCGCATCATGAAGGAGCGCTTCAAGGCGAAGGATCCGCGCTCGATGATGCTGCGCTTCCACGCGCAGACGGCCGGCAGCACCCTGACGGCCCAGCAGGTGGACAACAACGTGGTGCGCGTGGCGCTCCAGGCGCTGGCGGCGGTGATGGGCGGGGCGCAGTCGCTGCACACCAACAGCCGCGACGAGGCGCTGGCGCTCCCCTCCGAGGAGGCCGCCCGGCTGGCGCTGCGCACCCAGCAGGTGATCGCCTACGAGTCCGGCGTGGCGGACATCATCGATCCCATGGGCGGCTCGTACGCCGTGGAGGCCATGACGGACGAGCTGGAGGCGAAGGCCCAGGACTACATCCGCCGCATCGACGACATGGGCGGCATGGTGCAGGCCATCGCCAAGGGCTACCCGCAGAGCGAGATCCAGGAGGCCGCCTACCAGGCCCAGCGCGAGCTGGAGGAGAAGCGCTCGGTGGTGGTGGGTGTGAACCAGTTCCAGGTCAAGGAGCCGCCGCCGCAAGGGCTGCTCCGCGTGGACGAGAACGTGGAGCGGGTGCAGGCCGAGCGCCTGAAGAAGCTGCGGGCCGAGCGCGACAACGCCGCCGCGACCCGCACCGTGGATGCCCTGCGCAAGGCCGCGGCCACGGCCGACGAGAACCTCATCCCGCTCATCCTGGACGCGGTGAAGGCCTCCGCGACGCTGGGGGAGATCTCCGACGCCATGCGGGATGTCTTCGGCGAGCACAAGGAGCATGTAGTCCTGTAG
- a CDS encoding YfbM family protein produces the protein MEMLCTLRSATESQRQTLLKAPERLQDFLDDEEDFGDPEGARFLELDIGETWHGLQYLLTGTAWEGAAPLDFLVRGGEDVGDIPSDEGTARVFKPAEVKKLSEALHGLSQDTLRRRFDPAKLQEQDIYPGLWEEEPADDVDPLEELISYFAELRKFVSQVAQRGHALLVHIG, from the coding sequence ATGGAGATGCTCTGCACGCTGCGCAGCGCGACGGAGTCCCAGCGCCAGACGCTACTGAAGGCGCCGGAGCGACTGCAGGACTTCCTGGATGACGAGGAGGACTTCGGGGACCCGGAGGGCGCGAGGTTCCTCGAGCTCGACATCGGAGAGACGTGGCACGGGCTCCAGTACCTGCTGACGGGGACGGCCTGGGAGGGCGCCGCGCCGCTGGACTTCCTCGTGCGCGGCGGCGAGGACGTGGGTGACATCCCCTCGGATGAAGGCACCGCGCGCGTCTTCAAGCCCGCCGAGGTGAAGAAGCTCTCCGAGGCGCTCCATGGCCTCTCGCAGGACACGCTGCGGCGCCGCTTCGATCCGGCGAAGCTGCAGGAGCAGGACATCTACCCGGGGCTCTGGGAGGAGGAGCCGGCCGACGACGTGGATCCCCTGGAGGAGCTGATCAGCTACTTCGCGGAGCTGCGGAAGTTCGTCAGCCAGGTGGCGCAGCGCGGGCACGCGCTGCTGGTGCACATCGGCTGA